One Drosophila santomea strain STO CAGO 1482 chromosome X, Prin_Dsan_1.1, whole genome shotgun sequence DNA segment encodes these proteins:
- the LOC120454995 gene encoding neurobeachin isoform X2: MDSLERLMRAAPLPRMLTSGVVATAAAAAAAAAGKGMVSVGGGGATALAAGGGQQRALVHASLAAATVGRKGRHLTGTFCLTGDTMEGIIQCLVFLKAFSLVGGEFDMELNFVIQDAQNIKHMLELLDHCPPNLQAEIWSVFIAILRKSVRNLQACTDVGLIEHVLVRLQRSETVVADLLIEMLGVLASYSITVKELKLLFGTMKATNGKWPRHSAKLLNVLRQMPHRNGPDVFFSFPGRKGSAMVLPPLAKWPYENGFTFTTWFRLDPINSVNIEREKPYLYCFKTSKGVGYTAHFVGNCLVLTSMKVKGKGFQHCVKYEFQPRKWYMIAIVYIYNRWTKSEIKCLVNGQLASSTEMAWFVSTNDPFDKCYIGATPELDEERVFCGQMSAIYLFSEALTTQQICAMHRLGPGYKSQFRFDNECYLNLPDNHKRVSHFQLLPATLGASAMSGGSGSGTGSGSGNDASAAATAAVAAGQQQQLQLQFQILAAEQEARAIDWSDEKLDLNAAFVKIRAVLTARNALTLAGSSSSTSGTAAVANAAAAAGTGGGTTVAVASAAAAATQNENDAAAVQQQHATHHHATATSGSADDPLGHLPTGNASSFEQLRRMSSVSSLNSMVGTADTEEVNQLKAVLYDGKLSNAIVFMYNPVATDGQLCLQSSPKGNVSYFVHTPHALMLQDVKAVVTHSIHCTLNSIGGIQVLFPLFSQLDMAHEGLGDIKRDPTLCSKLLGFICELVETSQTVQQHMIQNRGFLVISFMLQRSSREHLTLEVLGSFLNLTKYLVTCLSANSDLLLKQLFCFSFLTWQLLDHVLFNPALWIYTPANVQARLYSYLATEFLSDTQIYSNVRRVSTVLQTVHTLKYYYWVVNPRAKSGIIPKGLDGPRPAQKDILAIRAYILLFLKQLIMIGNGVKEDELQSILNYLTTMHEDENLHDVLQMLISLMSEHPSSMVPAFDVKHGVRSIFKLLAAESQLIRLQALKLLGFFLSRSTHKRKYDVMSPHNLYTLLAERLLLYEESLSLPTYNVLYEIMTEHISQQILYTRHPEPESHYRLENPMILKVVATLIRQSKQTESLIDVKKLFLQDMTLLCNSNRENRRTVLQMSVWQEWLIAMAYIHPKSSEEQKISDMVYSLFRMLLHHAIKHEYGGWRVWVDTLAIVHSKVSYEEFKLQFAQMYEHYERQRTDNITDPALRQARPISTISGWEREELHQQQNGGSAAAVGPNQTAAVKGAVSIASLEDVPPVVEEEVEELELEEVEIQEGPITEEAEPKSVIANISDVYNEQLKTDATCNGNLEDVKEEELVQQQVEDLEKQPEQSISLGALRETLQLGDDMDVEELELATAKDALNAEQHVARVLQASEAALNDCKMAVDDVLQESSSVLKDEEIELAVNEVVQGVLNNEKKTQSQDKDNKEQSVEQDVNVSLLNSKNLLNNNNNNNNNSPSPTPTTATATTTAVTEAETEVNANEIVSSTEAPKAETETSVTPEVETPEMAKPSPIVPSPVLATNQKTEDAANKLNNNEKLAEINASPEPSIVVETSKADLLQLSDCETKPNKDTEAEDSVALAVRDIVEQLIDKVIDATEAESASDTKTETNNNEIPKEEKQTSAEPKEVESPESLAAAAEEIVQEVVEAALVMVQEESTPEEPEKNVKPQEKENEKEEFLFQLEPASTEVQEPAIVEDRKKPEDPKAQSSLEPKTPNLEEPKPKETEQQKSLEVAEELPQKPEEQAVAIVNQVLDTLVDDTVKAVAAEQTTQTSPAPEEQSPQILVMESPATSVRVKPTEVDSTTQTTPKNEAGSNLLVEQVQQVLQEDDAQQSAGMAIEDEEYSNQQAAAAVENANSSQLETNHYGPGNPESKQQQQRTKSGSTRPMFSPGPTRPPFRIPEFKWSYIHQRLLSDVLFSLETDIQVWRSHSTKSVLDFVNSSENAIFVVNTVHLISQLADNLIIACGGLLPLLASATSPNSELDVLEPTQGMPLEVAVSFLQRLVNMADVLIFATSLNFGELEAEKNMSSGGILRQCLRLVCTCAVRNCLECKERTRYNVGAMARDVPGAAHLQALIRGAQASPKNIVESITGQLSPVKDPEKLLQDMDVNRLRAVIYRDVEETKQAQFLSLAIVYFISVLMVSKYRDILEPPAEPQIQRQSPVLQRTAGGEAASARPLFPQWSHHVYPQFLPESHQNHNSNMQHQQQQQQQQQQQQQQQQQQQQQQHYYQQQQQQQVAHNHSHHHMTAAYYQQQQQQQQQHQQVAAGQQQHSPTPLATHSTSSSASSTATSQPASSSSLSSLASQSQQQSHRQLHKQQQQQQPHYHPHQPHYGLINGHQQHPQLNGKHYTENGSTAGYYPHSHPHPHGGYMRNGDASTVQQNGISDYQAVGLMNGHGSGGTGNNNNSSIMNNMRNLRNGGPNSSSSPLGNHQGIPGVATSGAVNANAAVGVGVGMSGAVGVGMGGVAGGLDGGVAYKTSAINNNYRYNGRNASAGTGGRQIQDSDYEIIVVDENNPSVLADNDSHSSGPPSIKANQTTTIATTTTTHITNNNTKTTTSNAPTATIKIQQQPLSPPKPLVPQKLSKSVDSDVGSLNMNSTENEVPEVESSSEILIDDHKPSHSNDESWTDVNLNEDAAVQAASAGIVVGLVDNGGNVIAEKHDPSHHNQQQQQQQAGIMGQQQQHGSLGHSERGDKPDSEISVVRVPDGYGGAGSSGVNSGQGQGVPSNQRPRPEELPMKAPALVAQLPLTTPSREASLTQKLEIALGPVCPLLREIMVDFAPFLSKTLVGSHGQELLMEGKGLTTFKNSHSVVELVMLLCSQEWQNSLQKHAGLAFIELINEGRLLSHAMKDHIVRVANEAEFILNRMRADDVLKHADFESQCAQTLLERREEERMCDHLITAARRRDNVIASRLLEKVRNIMCNRHGAWGDSSSTSSGGAIVGAVQKSPYWKLDAWEDDARRRKRMVQNPRGSSHPQATLKAALENGGPEDAILQTRDEFHTQIAVSRSHPSGQHNGELLDDAELLIEDRELDLDLTGPVNISTKARLIAPGLVAPGTVSITSTEMFFEVDEEHPEFQKIDGEVLKYCDHLHGKWYFSEVRAIFSRRYLLQNVALEIFLASRTSILFAFPDQHTVKKVIKALPRVGVGIKYGIPQTRRASMMSPRQLMRNSNMTQKWQRREISNFEYLMFLNTIAGRTYNDLNQYPIFPWVLTNYESKDLDLSLPSNYRDLSKPIGALNPSRRAYFEERYESWDSDTIPPFHYGTHYSTAAFTLNWLVRVEPFTTMFLALQGGKFDYPDRLFSSVSLSWKNCQRDTSDVKELIPEWYFLPEMFYNSSGYRLGHREDGALVDDIELPPWAKSPEEFVRINRMALESEFVSCQLHQWIDLIFGYKQRGPEAIRATNVFYYLTYEGSVDLDGVLDPVMREAVENQIRNFGQTPSQLLMEPHPPRSSAMHLSPMMFSAMPEDLCQMLKFYQNSPVIHISANTYPQLSLPSVVTVTAGHQFAVNRWNCNYTASVQSPSYAESPQSPGSNQPLTIDPVLAVHGTNNNSNAASRRHLGDNFSQMLKIRSNCFVTTVDSRFLIACGFWDNSFRVFATETAKIVQIVFGHFGVVTCMARSECNITSDCYIASGSADCTVLLWHWNARTQSIVGEGDVPTPRATLTGHEQAVTSVVISAELGLVVSGSSNGPVLIHTTFGDLLRSLDPPAEFHSPELITMSREGFIVINYDKGNVAAYTINGKKLRHETHNDNLQCMLLSRDGEYLMTAGDRGIVEVWRTFNLAPLYAFPACNAGIRSLALTHDQKYLLAGLSTGSIIVFHIDFNRWHHEYQQRY; this comes from the exons GCCATGGTCCTGCCTCCACTGGCCAAATGGCCCTATGAGAACGGATTCACCTTCACCACCTGGTTCCGCCTGGATCCCATCAATTCGGTGAATATCGAACGGGAGAAGCCCTACCTCTACTG TTTCAAGACATCAAAGGGCGTGGGCTATACGGCGCATTTTGTGGGCAATTGCCTCGTCCTCACCTCGATGAAGGTCAAGGGCAAGGGCTTTCAACATTGTGTCAAATACGAGTTCCAGCCACGAAAG TGGTACATGATTGCCATAGTGTATATATACAATCGTTGGACGAAAAGCGAAATCAAGTGCCTCGTTAATGGACAGCTGGCCTCTTCAACGGAGATGGCCTGGTTTGTTTCCACAAACGAT CCCTTTGACAAGTGCTACATTGGAGCCACCCCCGAGTTGGACGAGGAGCGCGTCTTCTGTGGCCAAATGTCGGCGATCTACCTTTTCAGCGAGGCACTGACCACGCAGCAAATCTGCGCGATGCATCGCCTGGGTCCCGGCTACAAG TCGCAGTTCCGATTCGACAACGAGTGCTATCTGAATCTGCCGGACAATCACAAGCGGGTGAGTCACTTTCAACTTCTGCCAGCGACCTTGGGGGCGTCAGCAATGTCGGGCGGCAGTGGGAGTGGCACCGGAAGCGGTAGCGGCAACGATGCATCAGCTGCAGCGACAGCGGCTGTTGCCGCCggtcagcaacaacaattgcagctgcaattCCAAATTCTGGCCGCCGAGCAAGAGGCGCGTGCCATCGATTGGTCCGATGAGAAGCTCGATTTGAATGCGGCTTTTGTGAAAATTCGAGCGGTTCTCACCGCCCGCAATGCACTGACCTTGgctggcagcagcagcagcactagTGGCACTGCTGCAGTAGCCAATGCCGCGGCAGCAGCGGGAACGGGAGGAGGAACAACTGTTGCAGTAGCAtctgcagcggcagctgcaACACAAAATGAGAATGATGCAGCAGCggttcagcagcagcatgcaACACATCACCATGCCACAGCAACATCTGGCAGTGCGGACGATCCGCTCGGCCATTTGCCCACTGGAAATGCTTCTTCTTTTG AGCAACTCCGTCGAATGTCTAGTGTGAGCAGCTTGAACTCAATGGTCGGAACCGCTGACACTGAGGAGGTCAACCAGCTGAAAGCT GTGCTGTACGATGGCAAACTATCGAATGCCATTGTGTTCATGTACAATCCGGTGGCCACCGATGGTCAGTTGTGTCTGCAGTCGTCGCCCAAGGGAAACGTTTCATATTTCGTGCACACGCCGCATGCGCTGATGTTGCAG GATGTGAAGGCCGTGGTCACGCACTCGATACACTGCACCCTCAATTCGATTGGCGGCATCCAGGTGCTATTCCCGCTTTTCTCGCAGCTGGACATGGCCCACGAGGGTCTGGGGGACATTAAGCGGGATCCCACGCTGTG CTCCAAGCTGCTGGGCTTCATCTGTGAACTGGTGGAAACTTCGCAGACGGTGCAGCAGCACATGATCCAGAACCGGGGCTTCCTGGTCATCTCGTTCATGCTGCAGCGCTCCTCCCGCGAACACCTGACTCTGGAAGTACTTGGATCCTTCCTGAATCTGACCAAGTATCTCGTCACCTGCCTGTCGGCCAACAGTGATCTGCTGCTCAAACAG TTGTTCTGTTTCTCATTTCTCACGTGGCAGCTACTGGACCACGTCCTCTTCAATCCAGCCCTATGGATATACACACCCGCCAATGTCCAGGCACGACTGTACTCCTACTTGGCCACCGAGTTCCTCTCGGACACGCAGATCTACAGCAATGTGAGGAGGGTCAGCACGGTCCTACAGACAGTGCACACCCTGAAGTACTACTACTGGGTGGTCAATCCGCGGGCTAAGAGCGGCATCATTCCCAAGGGACTGG ATGGACCTCGTCCGGCTCAAAAGGACATTCTGGCCATCCGGGCCTACATCCTGCTGTTCCTGAAGCAGCTCATCATGATCGGCAATGGCGTGAAGGAGGACGAGCTGCAGAGCATACTCAACTATCTGACCACCATGCACGAG GACGAGAATCTACATGACGTGCTGCAGATGCTCATCTCGCTGATGTCGGAGCATCCCAGCTCCATGGTACCTGCCTTTGATGTGAAGCACGGCGTGCGCAGCATCTTCAAGTTGCTGGCGGCCGAAAGTCAGTTGATTCGGTTGCAGGCCCTCAAACTACTGGGCTTCTTCCTTTCCCGCAGCACCCACAA ACGCAAGTACGATGTAATGTCGCCACACAATCTGTACACCCTCTTAGCGGAGCGACTGCTTCTCTATGAGGAATCGCTATCCCTGCCCACATACAATGTTCTTTACGAGATCATGACGGAGCACATCTCGCAGCAGATTCTGTACACACGGCATCCGGAACCAGAGAGTCACTACCGACTGGAGAATCCAA TGATCCTCAAGGTGGTGGCCACCCTGATCCGGCAATCAAAGCAAACGGAATCCCTGATCGACGTGAAAAAGCTGTTCCTGCAGGATATGACCCTGTTGTGCAATAGCAATCGGGAGAATCGGCGCACCGTGCTCCAGATGTCCGTGTGGCAGGAGTGGCTCATTGCGATGGCCTACATTCATCCAAAGAGCAGCGAAGAGCAGAAGATAAGCGACATGGTGTACTCTCTGTTCCGCATGCTGCTTCACCATGCCATCAAGCATGAATACGGCGGCTGGAGAGTTTGGGTTGACACCCTTGCAATCGTTCACTCCAAGGTATCTTACGAGGAGTTTAAACTCCAGTTTGCCCAGATGTACGAGCACTACGAGCGCCAGCGAACGGATAATATCACCGATCCTGCCCTGCGTCAGGCTAGACCCATCAGCACGATCAGCGGTTGGGAGCGAGAGGAgctgcatcagcagcagaaCGGTGGATCTGCTGCAGCAGTGGGTCCCAATCAAACGGCAGCGGTCAAGGGAGCTGTTTCCATTGCCTCTCTGGAAGATGTGCCTCCGGTGGTTGAGGAAGAGGTGgaggaactggagctggaggaagTGGAGATCCAAGAGGGTCCCATAACCGAAGAAGCCGAACCGAAATCGGTGATAGCCAACATTTCCGACGTCTACAACGAGCAGCTCAAAACCGATGCCACGTGCAATGGTAACTTGGAGGATGTCAAAGAGGAGGAGCTTGTCCAACAGCAAGTCGAAGACCTGGAGAAGCAACCAGAGCAATCCATTTCCTTGGGAGCACTCAGGGAAACCCTACAACTTGGTGATGACATGGATGTTGAGGAACTGGAGCTGGCTACCGCCAAGGATGCCCTCAATGCGGAACAGCACGTGGCGCGAGTTCTCCAGGCTTCCGAAGCGGCACTTAACGATTGCAAAATGGCAGTTGATGATGTTCTGCAGGAGTCATCCTCCGTCCTCAAGGACGAAGAGATCGAACTGGCCGTCAACGAGGTGGTTCAGGGTGTGCTCAACAATGAGAAGAAAACCCAATCCCAAGACAAGGATAACAAGGAACAGTCGGTCGAGCAGGATGTAAATGTTAGCTTGCTGAACAGCAAGAATCTGctcaacaataataataataacaataacaacagtCCTAGTCCAACGCCCACAACAGCGACTGCGACTACGACGGCGGTGacggaagcggaaacggaGGTCAATGCTAATGAGATCGTGAGCAGCACAGAGGCGCCCAaggcggaaacggaaacgagCGTAACACCGGAAGTTGAAACCCCAGAAATGGCCAAGCCAAGCCCCATTGTCCCCAGCCCCGTATTAGCAACCAATCAAAAGACTGAAGATGCAGCCAACAAGCTGAACAACAACGAGAAGCTGGCAGAGATCAACGCCAGTCCCGAGCCATCCATTGTCGTGGAAACATCAAAAGCTGATCTTCTTCAGCTTTCCGATTGCGAAACCAAACCGAATAAGGACACCGAAGCGGAGGATTCCGTTGCGCTGGCTGTCAGAGATATTGTCGAGCAACTCATCGACAAGGTCATCGATGCCACGGAAGCGGAATCGGCTAGCGACACCAAAACGGAGACTAACAATAATGAGATACCCAAGGAGGAGAAACAGACTTCAGCGGAGCCCAAGGAAGTGGAAAGTCCAGAGAGTTTGGCTGCTGCCGCCGAGGAAATTGTCCAAGAGGTAGTGGAAGCAGCTCTCGTAATGGTCCAAGAGGAGAGCACTCCAGAGGAACCAGAAAAGAATGTGAAACCccaagaaaaggaaaatgagAAGGAAGAGTTTCTTTTCCAGCTGGAGCCAGCGTCTACTGAGGTTCAAGAACCAGCCATTGTAGAAGATCGAAAGAAACCAGAAGATCCTAAAGCCCAGAGCTCTTTGGAACCAAAGACCCCGAACCTTGAAGAACCTAAACCCAAGGAAACTGAGCAGCAGAAGTCCCTGGAGGTCGCCGAAGAACTACCTCAGAAACCGGAGGAGCAGGCTGTGGCCATTGTTAACCAAGTCCTGGACACTTTGGTGGACGATACCGTCAAGGCCGTGGCAGCGGAGCAAACCACTCAAACATCGCCAGCCCCCGAAGAGCAATCGCCGCAAATACTGGTCATGGAATCTCCAGCTACGTCGGTGCGGGTCAAACCCACTGAGGTGGATTCCACCACCCAGACTACGCCGAAGAACGAGGCCGGATCCAATCTATTGGTTGAGCAGGTGCAACAAGTGCTCCAGGAGGACGACGCCCAACAATCAGCTGGCATGGCCATCGAAGATGAGGAGTACTCTAATCAGCAGGCAGCAGCGGCAGTTGAAAATGCCAATAGCAGCCAATTGGAGACCAATCATTATGGTCCCGGTAATCCAGAATccaagcaacagcaacagcgcaCCAAATCAGGATCGACCCGACCCATGTTCAGTCCGGGACCTACACGTCCGCCCTTCCGGATACCGGAATTCAAGTGGTCCTACATCCATCAGCGACTGCTCAGCGATGTCCTCTTCTCTCTGGAAACGGACATTCAGGTGTGGCGCAGTCATTCAACCAAAAGCGTCCTGGACTTTGTCAACTCCAGCGAGAATGCCATTTTTGTGGTAAACACGGTGCATTTGATATCGCAACTAGCGGACAACCTGATTATCGCCTGTGGAGGATTGCTGCCTCTTCTGGCCAGCGCCACATCACCCAAT TCCGAATTGGATGTGCTGGAGCCCACGCAAGGTATGCCTTTGGAGGTGGCCGTGTCCTTCCTGCAGCGTCTGGTCAACATGGCGGATGTCCTGATCTTTGCCACATCCCTGAACTTCGGCGAGTTGGAGGCGGAGAAGAACATGTCCAGTGGCGGCATCCTGCGTCAGTGCCTGCGATTGGTTTGCACTTGTGCGGTGAGGAATTGCTTGGAGTGCAAGGAGCGTACGCGCTACAATGTGGGCGCTATGGCGAGAGATGTCCCGGGTGCAGCCCATTTGCAGGCCCTCATCCGCGGAGCTCAGGCATCGCCCAAG AACATTGTCGAGTCAATCACTGGTCAATTATCGCCTGTCAAGGATCCCGAGAAGCTGCTCCAGGACATGGACGTCAATCGCCTGCGCGCAGTCATTTATCGCGATGTG GAGGAGACCAAGCAAGCGCAGTTCCTGTCGCTGGCAATAGTGTACTTCATATCGGTGCTGATGGTGTCCAAGTATCGTGATATTCTGGAGCCTCCGGCAGAGCCCCAGATCCAGCGTCAATCGCCAGTGCTGCAACGCACGGCAGGCGGCG AAGCCGCCAGTGCGCGTCCTTTGTTCCCCCAATGGTCGCATCATGTTTACCCGCAATTCCTGCCCGAATCGCACCAGAatcacaacagcaacatgcaacaccagcagcagcagcagcagcagcagcagcagcagcagcagcagcagcagcagcaacagcaacagcaacactactaccagcaacagcagcaacagcaggttGCCCACAATCATAGCCATCATCACATGACTGCCGCTTActaccaacagcagcaacagcaacagcagcagcaccagcaagTTGCAGCaggccagcagcaacattcgCCCACTCCTTTGGCCACACATTCGACCAGCTCCTCGGCTAGTTCCACGGCCACATCTCAGCCAGCGTCGAGTTCCTCGCTCTCCAGCCTGGCATCCCAAAGTCAGCAGCAATCGCATCGCCAGTTGcacaagcagcaacagcagcagcagccacattACCATCCACATCAGCCTCACTATGGATTGATCAACGGCCATCAGCAGCATCCGCAGCTAAATGGTAAACATTATACCGAAAATGGATCGACAGCGGGATACtatccgcattcgcatccacatccgcatgGTGGTTATATGCGAAATGGAGATGCATCCACTGTGCAGCAGAATGGTATTTCGGACTATCAGGCAGTGGGTCTGATGAATGGTCATGGCTCCGGTGGAACGGGCAATAACAATAACTCCAGTATAATGAACAACATGCGAAATCTGCGAAATGGCGGACCTAACTCATCATCTTCGCCACTGGGAAACCATCAAGGAATCCCAGGTGTTGCAACATCGGGAGCTGTTAATGCAAatgctgctgttggtgttggtgttggcaTGAGCGGAGCCGTGGGTGTGGGcatggggggcgtggcagggggcTTGGATGGAGGCGTGGCCTACAAGACGAGcgccataaataataattaccGCTACAATGGACGCAACGCATCCGCTGGAACAG GTGGTCGCCAAATCCAGGACAGTGACTACGAAATAATTGTCGTCGATGAGAATAATCCATCGGTTTTGGCGGATAATGATTCACATTCCAGTGGACCACCATCCATTAAG GCCAACcagacaacaacaatagcaactacaacaacaacccATAttaccaacaacaacactaaGACTACAACATCAAACGCTCCAACAGCTACAATTAAAATTCAGCAACAACCATTGTCACCACCAAAGCCGTTGGTGCCACAAAAATTGTCAAAG AGCGTGGACTCGGATGTGGGCTCCCTGAACATGAACTCCACGGAAAACGAAGTGCCCGAGGTGGAGTCATCCAGCGAGATCCTAATCGATGATCACAAACCGAGTCACTCGAACGACGAAAGCTGGACGGATGTGAATCTCAACGAGGATGCCGCCGTTCAGGCGGCAAGTGCCGGAATAGTTGTGGGTTTGGTCGATAACGGAGGTAATGTTATAGCCGAAAAACATGATCCGTCGCATcacaaccaacaacaacagcagcagcaggcgggGATTATgggtcagcagcagcaacatggaTCACTTGGTCATTCGGAGCGGGGTGACAAACCCGATTCGGAGATTTCGGTGGTGCGAGTGCCTGATGGCTACGGTGGCGCTGGATCCAGTGGCGTGAATTCCGGACAAGGTCAGGGCGTTCCATCCAATCAGCGTCCTCGTCCCGAGGAGTTGCCCATGAAGGCGCCCGCCTTGGTGGCCCAGTTGCCGCTCACCACACCTTCGCGAGAGGCCAGTCTCACCCAGAAACTGGAAATCGCCTTGGGACCAGTGTGTCCGCTGCTCCGTGAAATCATGGTGGATTTTGCTCCGTTCCTTTCCAAAACCCTAGTCGGCTCCCATGGCCAGGAATTGCTGATGGAGGGCAAGGGTCTGACGACCTTCAAGAACTCGCATTCCGTGGTGGAGCTGGTAATGTTGCTTTGCTCCCAGGAGTGGCAAAACAGCCTGCAGAAGCACGCAGGATTGGCCTTCATAGAGCTAATCAATGAGGGTCGCCTGCTGTCGCATGCTATGAAGGATCACATTGTGCGAGTGGCCAATGAGGCGGAGTTCATCCTCAATAGAATGCGAGCGGACGATGTCCTCAAACATGCCGACTTTGAATCGCAATGTGCACAAACCCTTTTGGAGCGTAGAGAGGAGGAGCGAATGTGCGATCACTTGATAACCGCCGCACGTCGCAGGGACAATGTGATCGCCAGCCGCCTGCTAGAGAAGGTGCGAAACATCATGTGTAATCGCCACGGAGCCTGGGGCGATTCCAGCTCCACATCCAGTGGTGGCGCCATCGTTGGAGCGGTGCAAAAGAGTCCCTACTGGAAGCTGGATGCCTGGGAAGACGATGCCAGACGTCGGAAACGAATGGTGCAGAATCCGCGCGGATCTTCGCATCCACAGGCCACTCTAAAGGCGGCTTTGGAAAATGGAGGACCCGAAGATGCCATCCTGCAGACCCGCGACGAGTTCCACACCCAAATAGCCGTCTCGCGGTCTCATCCATCGGGTCAGCATAATGGTGAGCTACTGGACGATGCCGAGCTCTTGATTGAAGATCGAGAGTTGGATCTGGATCTCACGGGTCCCGTCAACATCAGCACCAAGGCGAGATTGATAGCCCCTGGACTGGTGGCACCCGGTACCGTCTCAATAACCAGCACTGAAATGTTCTTTGAGGTGGATGAAGAGCATCCCGAGTTCCAAAAGATCGATGGCGAAGTTCTAAAGTACTGCGACCATTTGCACGGCAAGTGGTACTTCTCCGAAGTGAGGGCCATCTTCTCGAGGCGTTATCTCCTGCAAAATGTGGCCCTCGAGATCTTTTTGGCCAGCCGTACGTCTATACTGTTTGCCTTTCCCGATCAGCATACAGTCAAGAAGGTAATCAAGGCCCTGCCCCGTGTGGGAGTGGGCATCAAGTATGGGATACCGCAAACGAGGAGAGCATCAATGATGTCGCCCCGCCAACTGATGCGCAATTCGAACATGACCCAAAAGTGGCAGCGTCGCGAGATTAGCAATTTTGAGTATCTAATGTTCCTGAACACGATTGCCGGCAGGACGTACAACGACCTAAATCAGTATCCCATCTTTCCGTGGGTGCTGACCAACTACGAGTCCAAGGATTTGGACCTCAGCCTGCCGTCGAACTACAGAGATCTGTCGAAACCGATTGGCGCACTAAATCCATCGCGCAGAGCCTATTTCGAGGAGCGTTATGAGAGCTGGGACAGTGACACAATACCGCCCTTCCACTATGGCACGCATTATTCCACGGCAGCATTTACGCTAAACTGGTTGGTGCGCGTAGAACCGTTTACCACCATGTTCCTGGCCCTGCAGGGCGGCAAGTTTGATTATCCGGACAGGCTGTTCAGCTCGGTGTCGTTGTCGTGGAAGAACTGCCAGCGTGATACGTCCGATGTGAAGGAACTGATACCAGAGTGGTATTTCCTGCCCGAAATGTTTTACAATTCATCGGGCTATCGGCTGGGTCATCGCGAGGATGGTGCCCTCGTGGATGACATCGAATTACCACCCTGGGCCAAGAGCCCCGAGGAATTCGTGCGCATCAACCGCATGGCACTGGAGTCGGAGTTCGTGTCCTGCCAGCTACACCAGTGGATCGATCTTATCTTTGGTTACAAGCAACGCGGTCCCGAGGCCATTAGGGCAACCAATGTGTTCTACTACTTGACATATGAGGGCAGCGTCGACTTGGATGGCGTCTTAGATCCGGTGATGCGCGAAGCGGTCGAGAATCAAATCCGCAACTTTGGCCAAACCCCCAGTCAACTGCTGATGGAACCACATCCGCCGCGCAGCTCTGCGATGCATCTATCGCCTATGATGTTCAGTGCGATGCCGGAGGATCTCTGCCAGATGCTCAAGTTCTATCAGAACTCACCAGTCATTCACATTTCGGCCAACACCTATCCGCAACTGTCGTTGCCATCGGTGGTCACGGTAACGGCGGGTCATCAGTTTGCGGTGAATCGATGGAACTGCAATTACACTGCCTCCGTCCAGAGTCCCAGCTACGCCGAATCGCCCCAATCGCCGGGATCCAATCAACCACTGACCATCGATCCGGTTCTGG CTGTTCATGgcaccaacaacaatagcaatgCGGCTAGCCGACGTCATTTGGGCGATAACTTTAGCCAGATGCTCAAGATACGCTCCAACTGCTTTGTTACCACAGTAGACAGTCGATTCCTAATCGCCTGCGGATTCTGGGACAACAGTTTCCGGGTTTTTGCCACCGAAACGG CGAAAATCGTGCAGATTGTATTCGGTCACTTTGGCGTGGTGACGTGCATGGCTCGTTCCGAGTGCAACATCACCTCAGACTGCTATATCGCCTCCGGATCGGCAGACTGCACGGTGCTCCTGTGGCACTGGAATGCCCGAACTCAGAGCATTGTGGGCGAGGGCGATGTGCCCACACCTCGGGCCACCTTGACGGGTCACGAACAGGCGGTGACATCGGTGGTGATTAGTGCCGAGTTGGGTCTAGTTGTCTCTGGATCATCAA ATGGACCCGTACTTATCCATACCACTTTTGGCGACCTACTGCGCTCGCTGGATCCACCCGCGGAGTTCCATTCCCCGGAACTGATAACCATGTCCCGCGAGGGCTTCATTGTCATCAACTACGATAAGGGCAATGTGGCCGCCTACACCATCAATGGCAAGAAACTGCGCCACGAGACGCACAACGACAATCTACAG TGCATGCTACTGTCGCGCGATGGTGAATACCTGATGACCGCCGGTGATCGCGGCATCGTGGAGGTGTGGCGCACCTTCAACCTAGCACCACTTTATGCCTTCCCCGCCTGCAACGCGGGCATTCGATCCTTGGCCCTCACCCACGATCAGAA ATACCTTCTGGCCGGACTTTCGACGGGCTCGATCATAGTATTCCACATCGACTTCAACCGCTGGCACCACGAGTACCAGCAGCGCTACTAA